One genomic window of Dama dama isolate Ldn47 chromosome 7, ASM3311817v1, whole genome shotgun sequence includes the following:
- the RNF182 gene encoding E3 ubiquitin-protein ligase RNF182: protein MASQPPEEAAESQVSDELECKICYNRYNLKQRKPKVLECCHRVCAKCLCKIIDFGDSPHGVIVCPFCRFETCLPDDEVSSLPDDNNILLNLTCGGGKGKKCLPENPTELLLTPKRLASLVSPSHASSNCLVITIMEVQRESSPSLSSTPVVEFYRPSSFDSVTTAVSHNWTVWNCTSLVFQTSVRVLVWLLGLLYFSSLPLGIYLLVSKKVTLGVVFVSLVPSSLVILMVYGFCQCVCHEFLDCLAPSS, encoded by the coding sequence ATGGCCAGTCAGCCGCCAGAGGAGGCGGCCGAGTCTCAGGTCTCGGACGAGCTGGAGTGTAAGATCTGCTACAACCGGTACAACCTCAAACAGAGGAAGCCCAAGGTGCTGGAGTGCTGCCACCGGGTGTGTGCCAAATGCCTGTGCAAGATCATCGACTTCGGGGACTCCCCGCACGGCGTCATCGTCTGCCCTTTCTGCAGGTTCGAGACGTGCCTGCCTGACGACGAAGTCAGCAGCCTGCCCGACGACAACAACATCCTGCTGAACCTGACCTGCGGCGGCGGCAAAGGCAAGAAGTGCCTGCCGGAGAACCCCACCGAGCTGTTGCTGACCCCCAAGCGGCTGGCCTCGCTGGTCAGCCCCTCGCACGCGTCCTCCAACTGCCTGGTCATCACCATCATGGAGGTGCAGCGGGAGAGCTCGCCCTCGCTCAGCTCCACGCCCGTGGTCGAGTTCTACCGGCCCTCCAGCTTCGACTCGGTGACCACCGCCGTGTCGCACAACTGGACCGTGTGGAACTGCACGTCCCTGGTCTTTCAGACGTCCGTCCGGGTGCTGGTGTGGTTGCTGGGCTTGCTCTACTTCAGCTCCTTGCCCTTGGGCATCTACTTACTGGTCTCCAAGAAGGTCACGCTGGGGGTCGTCTTCGTCAGCCTGGTCCCCTCCAGCCTCGTCATCCTGATGGTGTACGGCTTCTGCCAGTGCGTCTGCCACGAGTTCCTAGACTGTCTGGCACCGTCCTCTTAA